One Dysidea avara chromosome 7, odDysAvar1.4, whole genome shotgun sequence genomic region harbors:
- the LOC136262198 gene encoding peroxisomal N(1)-acetyl-spermine/spermidine oxidase-like — MDEDRQKIIIVGAGMAGIAAARELCKGHLFDVKILEASHRAGGRMFTTDVDGVPVDLGATFIHGSTNENVIYELAKQFGLISGSGEWRPMWNESTTSAILTNGEPLPSKTVLECWEKFLSVTDEDSLRASPLWAQQYNDLYSYLVAEYPKVLEKDDSTKEILKSPYYSGIFECFLKFQATLEGVAECKCSGIEGIYCDLPGIRDVRFDEGHAYGCLLKMLLEDLPKDTILYSREVVSINTESNPTMVKCKNGDQFEADHVIVTIPLGVLKRRCLDENLVSNESPLFVPPLPADKLKAIRDLGFGQLGKIMLKFDQEITSRYNLAPLMFLWRPEDKEDPIIKQSFPWATEFITLERIYNTNLYETWVDATSLSSIESASEEEIAEAISYVLGKMFKHPVPKPVGVYKHGWSSDPLFCGAYVTHLAGVDTSGCIFTLEQPLYNNRLLFAGEATIKEFYSTVHGAYWTGVREATRLVKIRHQLNSRQS; from the coding sequence ATGGATGAGGATAGGCAGAAGATAATAATTGTAGGCGCCGGGATGGCTGGAATTGCTGCAGCAAGGGAACTCTGCAAAGGTCACCTCTTTGATGTCAAAATACTAGAGGCTTCGCATAGAGCTGGAGGACGTATGTTTACCACGGATGTTGATGGAGTTCCGGTAGATCTTGGGGCCACGTTTATCCATGGATCCACAAACGAAAATGTGATCTATGAGCTAGCAAAGCAGTTTGGACTAATTTCCGGAAGTGGAGAGTGGAGACCAATGTGGAATGAATCAACTACATCAGCTATCTTAACTAATGGGGAGCCATTGCCTAGTAAAACTGTACTTGAATGTTGGGAAAAGTTTTTAAGTGTAACAGATGAAGACTCGCTTCGTGCTTCACCTTTGTGGGCCCAGCAATACAACGACCTGTATAGTTATCTGGTTGCTGAATACCCTAAGGTATTGGAAAAGGATGACTCCACTAAGGAAATATTGAAATCTCCATATTATAGTGGAATCTTTGAGTGTTTCTTAAAATTCCAGGCTACATTAGAAGGTGTTGCAGAATGCAAATGCTCAGGCATTGAGGGTATTTATTGTGATCTACCAGGAATTCGTGACGTCAGGTTTGATGAAGGCCATGCATATGGTTGCTTGCTTAAAATGCTGCTAGAAGACTTACCCAAAGATACGATTCTTTACAGTAGAGAGGTGGTCAGTATTAATACAGAAAGTAACCCAACGATGGTGAAGTGTAAGAATGGTGATCAGTTTGAAGCAGATCATGTAATTGTTACTATCCCACTTGGTGTACTCAAAAGACGATGTTTAGATGAAAATTTGGTATCCAATGAATCTCCACTATTTGTACCTCCTCTTCCTGCAGATAAGTTAAAGGCTATTCGAGACCTCGGGTTTGGTCAGCTGGGCAAAATAATGTTAAAATTTGACCAGGAGATTACCAGCAGATACAATTTAGCTCCATTGATGTTTTTATGGCGACCAGAAGATAAAGAGGATCCCAttataaagcagtcatttcCTTGGGCAACTGAATTTATTACATTGGAACGAATTTATAACACTAATTTGTATGAAACGTGGGTGGATGCAACCTCACTTAGTTCCATTGAAAGTGCATCTGAGGAGGAGATTGCAGAAGCTATTTCATATgttcttggaaagatgtttaagCATCCTGTTCCCAAGCCAGTTGGTGTCTATAAACATGGATGGTCATCGGATCCACTATTTTGTGGTGCTTATGTTACACACTTGGCTGGTGTTGATACATCAGGTTGCATTTTCACCCTTGAGCAGCCGCTCTACAACAACCGACTGTTGTTTGCAGGTGAAGCAACAATTAAGGAGTTTTATTCCACAGTTCATGGTGCATACTGGACTGGCGTACGCGAGGCAACAAGGCTGGTCAAAATACGTCACCAACTGAATAGTAGACAATCATAA
- the LOC136262197 gene encoding peroxisomal N(1)-acetyl-spermine/spermidine oxidase-like isoform X1 produces MSSRNENTEKKIIIVGAGIAAIAAARELYKGHDHHFDLKILEASHRAGGRVLSTVTDGIPVDLGATFIHGTTNENVIYELAKQFGQVSGSGDWRPMWNESTMSVMLTNGELVPNETVIECWDKFLTLADEGQAVLDSETPLWANQYNDMYTFLAAEYPTLLGKDSCTMEVLKSHYYRGLFKCLIKFQAVVEGDTECRSTAIQGKFYDLPGIRDYRFGSGYSFGCFVKKLLEDLPKDTILYGREVVSINTESNPTTVKCKNGDQFEADHVIVTIPLGVLKRRCLDENLISNESPLFVPPLPVEKLKAIRELGFGCMGKMTLKFDQEITTKCKFNPLLILWRQEDEDDPIIKQKFPWATEFVQLERIYNSNLYETWMDASMITSIENASDDEIAGAFSYILGKMFQHPVPKPVGVYRHGWSSDPLFYGAYTADLAGVDTSACISTLEQPLYDNRLLFAGEATSVDFYSTIHGAYWTGIREASRIKQTM; encoded by the coding sequence ATGAGCAGTAGAAATGAAAATACCGAAAAGAAGATAATAATTGTAGGTGCAGGAATAGCTGCGATCGCTGCAGCGAGAGAACTTTACAAAGGTCACGACCACCACTTCGATCTCAAAATATTAGAGGCTTCGCATAGGGCTGGAGGGCGTGTACTAAGCACTGTAACAGATGGCATTCCCGTAGATCTTGGGGCCACGTTCATTCATGGAACTACAAATGAAAACGTGATCTATGAGCTTGCTAAGCAGTTTGGGCAAGTGTCTGGAAGTGGAGACTGGAGACCAATGTGGAATGAGTCTACCATGTCAGTCATGTTGACAAATGGAGAGCTAGTACCAAATGAAACTGTGATAGAATGCTGGGATAAGTTTTTAACTTTAGCTGACGAAGGgcaagcagttcttgattcggaGACCCCTTTATGGGCCAACCAATACAATGATATGTATACATTCCTGGCTGCTGAATATCCTACACTATTGGGAAAAGATAGTTGTACCATGGAAGTACTAAAGTCTCACTATTATAGAGgcttgttcaaatgtctgataAAATTTCAGGCGGTAGTTGAAGGCGACACAGAATGCAGGTCTACTGCTATTCAAGGTAAGTTTTATGACCTTCCTGGAATTCGTGATTACCGTTTTGGCAGTGGTTACTCGTTTGGTTGCTTTGTGAAGAAGTTGCTAGAAGACTTACCCAAAGATACGATTCTTTACGGTAGAGAGGTGGTCAGTATCAATACAGAAAGTAACCCAACAACGGTGAAGTGTAAGAATGGTGATCAGTTTGAAGCAGATCACGTAATTGTTACTATCCCACTTGGTGTACTCAAAAGACGATGTTTAGATGAGAATTTGATATCCAATGAATCTCCACTGTTTGTACCTCCTCTGCCTGTTGAGAAGTTAAAGGCCATTCGAGAGCTTGGATTTGGTTGTATGGGCAAAATGACATTGAAGTTTGACCAGGAGATTACAACAAAATGCAAGTTTAATCCACTCCTGATTTTATGGCGGCAAGAAGATGAAGACGATCCAATAATAAAGCAAAAGTTTCCTTGGGCAACCGAATTTGTTCAGTTGGAGAGAATCTACAATTCAAACTTGTATGAAACATGGATGGATGCAAGTATGATTACCTCCATTGAGAATGCATCAGATGATGAAATTGCAGGAGCATTTTCATACATCCTTGGGAAAATGTTCCAGCATCCTGTACCTAAGCCAGTTGGTGTCTACAGGCATGGATGGTCATCAGATCCACTGTTTTATGGTGCTTATACTGCTGACTTAGCTGGTGTTGACACATCAGCTTGCATTTCCACTCTCGAGCAGCCACTGTATGATAACCGGCTACTATTTGCTGGAGAAGCGACCTCAGTAGATTTTTACTCTACAATCCATGGTGCATATTGGACTGGAATACGTGAAGCATCAAGGATAAAACAAACTATGTAA
- the LOC136262197 gene encoding uncharacterized protein isoform X2, with protein MQVYCYSSGYSFGCFVKKLLEDLPKDTILYGREVVSINTESNPTTVKCKNGDQFEADHVIVTIPLGVLKRRCLDENLISNESPLFVPPLPVEKLKAIRELGFGCMGKMTLKFDQEITTKCKFNPLLILWRQEDEDDPIIKQKFPWATEFVQLERIYNSNLYETWMDASMITSIENASDDEIAGAFSYILGKMFQHPVPKPVGVYRHGWSSDPLFYGAYTADLAGVDTSACISTLEQPLYDNRLLFAGEATSVDFYSTIHGAYWTGIREASRIKQTM; from the exons ATGCAGGTCTACTGCTATTCAAG TGGTTACTCGTTTGGTTGCTTTGTGAAGAAGTTGCTAGAAGACTTACCCAAAGATACGATTCTTTACGGTAGAGAGGTGGTCAGTATCAATACAGAAAGTAACCCAACAACGGTGAAGTGTAAGAATGGTGATCAGTTTGAAGCAGATCACGTAATTGTTACTATCCCACTTGGTGTACTCAAAAGACGATGTTTAGATGAGAATTTGATATCCAATGAATCTCCACTGTTTGTACCTCCTCTGCCTGTTGAGAAGTTAAAGGCCATTCGAGAGCTTGGATTTGGTTGTATGGGCAAAATGACATTGAAGTTTGACCAGGAGATTACAACAAAATGCAAGTTTAATCCACTCCTGATTTTATGGCGGCAAGAAGATGAAGACGATCCAATAATAAAGCAAAAGTTTCCTTGGGCAACCGAATTTGTTCAGTTGGAGAGAATCTACAATTCAAACTTGTATGAAACATGGATGGATGCAAGTATGATTACCTCCATTGAGAATGCATCAGATGATGAAATTGCAGGAGCATTTTCATACATCCTTGGGAAAATGTTCCAGCATCCTGTACCTAAGCCAGTTGGTGTCTACAGGCATGGATGGTCATCAGATCCACTGTTTTATGGTGCTTATACTGCTGACTTAGCTGGTGTTGACACATCAGCTTGCATTTCCACTCTCGAGCAGCCACTGTATGATAACCGGCTACTATTTGCTGGAGAAGCGACCTCAGTAGATTTTTACTCTACAATCCATGGTGCATATTGGACTGGAATACGTGAAGCATCAAGGATAAAACAAACTATGTAA
- the LOC136260123 gene encoding peroxisomal N(1)-acetyl-spermine/spermidine oxidase-like, producing MSTKHQKIIIVGAGIAAIAAARELYKGHDHHFDLKILEASHRAGGRVLSTEVDGIPVDLGATFIHGTTNENVIYELAKQFGQVSGSGDWRPMWNESTMSVMLTNGELVPNETVIKCWDEFLVLADEGHAVLDSETPSWTNQYKDMYTFLAAEYPKILRKDSHTMDVPNCHYYRGLFKCLLKFQAVVEGDKDCKGTSIQGSFYDLPGIRDYRFGSGYSFGCFVKKLLEDLPKDTILYGREVVSINTESNPTTVKCKNGDNFEADHVIVTIPLGVLKRRCLDENLAPNESPLFVPPLPVEKLKAIRELGFGCMGKMTLKFDQEITTKCKFNPLLILWRQEDEDDPIIKQKFPWANEFVQLERIYNSNLYETWMDASMITSIENASDDEIAGAFSYILGKMFQHPVPKPVGVYRHGWSSDPLFNGTYTTDLVDVDTSACVAILEQPLYDNRLLFAGEATSVDFYSTIHGAYWTGIREASRIKQTM from the coding sequence ATGAGTACTAAACATCAGAAGATAATAATTGTAGGTGCAGGAATAGCTGCGATCGCTGCAGCGAGAGAACTCTACAAAGGTCACGACCACCACTTCGATCTCAAAATATTAGAGGCTTCGCATAGGGCTGGAGGGCGTGTACTTAGCACTGAGGTAGATGGCATCCCCGTAGATCTTGGGGCCACGTTCATTCATGGAACTACAAATGAAAACGTGATCTATGAGCTTGCTAAGCAGTTTGGGCAAGTGTCTGGAAGTGGTGACTGGAGACCAATGTGGAATGAGTCCACTATGTCAGTCATGTTGACAAATGGAGAGCTAGTACCAAATGAAACTGTGATAAAATGCTGGGACGAATTTTTAGTTTTGGCTGATGAAGGCCATGCAGTTCTTGATTCGGAGACCCCTTCATGGACTAACCAATACAAAGATATGTATACATTCCTGGCTGCCGAATATCCTAAAATATTGAGGAAAGACAGCCATACAATGGATGTGCCAAATTGTCACTACTACAGAGGCTTGTTCAAATGTCTACTAAAATTTCAGGCAGTAGTTGAAGGCGACAAGGACTGCAAGGGTACTAGTATTCAGGGTAGTTTCTATGATCTTCCTGGAATCCGTGATTACCGTTTTGGCAGTGGTTACTCGTTTGGTTGCTTTGTGAAGAAGTTGCTAGAAGACTTACCCAAAGATACGATTCTTTATGGTAGAGAGGTGGTCAGTATCAATACAGAAAGTAACCCAACAACGGTGAAGTGTAAGAATGGTGATAACTTTGAAGCAGATCATGTAATTGTCACTATCCCACTTGGTGTACTCAAAAGACGATGTTTAGATGAGAATTTGGCACCCAATGAATCTCCACTGTTTGTACCTCCTCTGCCTGTTGAGAAGTTAAAGGCCATTCGAGAGCTTGGATTTGGTTGTATGGGCAAAATGACATTGAAGTTTGACCAGGAGATTACAACAAAATGCAAGTTTAATCCACTCCTGATTTTATGGCGGCAAGAAGATGAAGACGATCCAATAATAAAGCAGAAGTTTCCTTGGGCAAACGAATTTGTTCAGCTGGAGAGAATCTACAATTCAAACTTGTATGAAACATGGATGGACGCAAGTATGATTACCTCCATTGAGAATGCATCAGATGATGAAATTGCAGGAGCATTTTCATATATCCTTGGGAAAATGTTCCAGCATCCTGTACCTAAGCCAGTTGGTGTCTACAGGCATGGATGGTCATCAGATCCACTGTTTAATGGCACATACACTACTGATTTAGTTGATGTTGACACATCAGCTTGCGTTGCTATTCTTGAGCAGCCACTGTATGATAACCGGCTACTATTTGCTGGAGAAGCGACCTCAGTAGATTTTTACTCTACAATCCATGGTGCATATTGGACTGGAATACGTGAAGCATCAAGGATAAAACAAACTATGTAA
- the LOC136262220 gene encoding enoyl-CoA delta isomerase 1, mitochondrial-like — protein MFLSQLSVRFRCVLLTFCTRRTNKRWELLHPKSSLFRLSHTQAVIANTKNIQVVESSKEQTAIVLMKRGKVNSFNSSFLEDFVRCISIVEKDKKYSAIILSSSIQGVFSAGLDFQVLLNSHKKDIEVLWNAMQDAWICLYSTRLATIAAINGHCLAAGCAFAFSCDTRIAQTGDYKIGITAARVGITAPLWVYQVFAQLVGFHQAEMSMLQALLYSPVDAYNKGMVDHLSEGPSVELITNAVNISDRYLQVSQDARAEMKLSIRSSLLDKVKATRKQELDEFVKHICSNSVQKYLQSVVQ, from the coding sequence ATGTTTTTATCTCAGCTATCAGTTCGTTTTCGTTGTGTTTTACTCACTTTCTGTACTAGAAGAACAAATAAACGATGGGAATTATTGCATCCGAAAAGTAGTTTGTTTCGTTTATCGCACACCCAAGCAGTGATTGCCAATACTAAGAATATTCAAGTGGTTGAATCCAGCAAGGAACAAACTGCAATAGTATTAATGAAGAGGGGGAAAGTGAATAGCTTCAATTCTTCTTTCTTAGAGGACTtcgtaaggtgtataagtattGTGGAGAAGGACAAGAAGTACAGTGCCATAATTTTGTCTTCATCCATTCAGGGTGTGTTCAGTGCTGGCTTAGATTTTCAAGTGCTACTTAACTCACACAAGAAAGACATTGAAGTACTATGGAATGCAATGCAAGATGCATGGATTTGTCTCTATTCCACAAGATTAGCAACAATTGCTGCCATTAATGGGCACTGCCTTGCTGCTGGTTGTGCATTTGCATTCTCTTGTGACACTCGTATTGCTCAAACTGGTGACTACAAGATTGGTATAACTGCAGCTCGTGTAGGCATCACTGCCCCTTTGTGGGTATACCAGGTGTTCGCACAATTAGTTGGATTTCATCAAGCTGAAATGAGCATGCTACAAGCATTATTGTACAGTCCAGTTGATGCTTACAACAAAGGGATGGTGGATCATTTGTCCGAGGGACCTAGTGTTGAACTAATTACAAATGCTGTAAACATATCTGATAGATATTTACAAGTATCACAGGATGCTAGAGCTGAAATGAAATTATCAATTAGGAGTTCACTGCTTGACAAAGTTAAAGCTACTAGGAAGCAAGAACTGGATGAATTTGTAAAACATATCTGTAGTAACTCTGTTCAGAAGTATTTACAATCAGTAGTTCAATAG
- the LOC136262206 gene encoding fibrous sheath-interacting protein 1-like isoform X2, translating into MEVLENGSFDAYQPQSSTRTTRTPHADGQLSLECLPPEASSTKDSSFIKGTITGEQLIPSSEDKLRGMVAEMNQTLKELSGSVTDADGDANTNQGAGKDSVSEGHEIKDPALLKAISKMKRLDSKLADVTKQERKVKRQRKKLEQLLEDGVEPSSALALVQNEEDSDEENSRPSSPVFQTELRYAKKPAQTTAKENEPPKENSASTSQNHPSSKNLSKTGQDFIKRNIELVQDAGSLVAMTEEEKKRLEFLLEDEKVEDIEETNKTDCRDLILASETAFLPDGSNLERLRIIDSRLEALMPADDWRSICSNTPLSSDEAYHLELKEAVKMFHSDETAEDSEQLGETALKDSRGEQQRLKEIDVRLKHLEMSADDNENPPSLSADQLEELLQQCYKEQGIELTSNENTSLNLDEDEANDSQ; encoded by the exons ATGGAAGTATTGGAAAATGGCAG CTTTGATGCCTACCAGCCCCAGTCTAGTACGCGTACAACAAGA ACACCTCATGCAGATGGGCAATTGTCCCTTGAATGTCTTCCTCCAGAAG CTTCCTCAACAAAAGATTCCAGTTTCATCAAAGGCACCATCACTGGCGAACAATTGATACCTTCCAGCGAGGATAAACTGAGAGGGATGGTTGCTGAGATGAATCAGACACTTAAGGAACTCTCTGGATCAGTGACTGATGCTGATGGAGATGCAAACACAAACCAG GGAGCTGGCAAAGATTCAGTTTCTGAAGGACATGAGATTAAAGACCCTGCTTTGTTGAAAGCCATCAGCAAGATGAAAAGGCTTGACAGTAAATTGGCTGATGTTACCAAG CAAGAACGAAAAGTTAAAAGGCAACGTAAAAAACTGGAACAACTTCTGGAAGATGGGGTGGAGCCATCAAGTGCACTGGCACTAGTTCAAAATGAGGAAGACT CTGATGAAGAGAACTCTCGTCCGTCATCCCCAGTATTCCAAACTGAGCTAAGATATGCAAAAAAGCCAGCACAAACAACTGCTAAGGAAAATG AGCCACCAAAAGAAAATAGTGCCTCCACATCACAAAATCATCCTTCAAGCAAGAACCTGTCTAAGACTGGCCAAGATTTCATAAAAAGAAACATTGAG CTGGTACAAGATGCTGGCAGTCTTGTGGCTATGACAGAAGAGGAAAAGAAACGTTTAGAGTTCTTGTTGGAAGATGAGAAAGTTGAAGATATTGAAGAGACCAACAAGACAGACTGCCGTGACCTTATTCTGGCAAGTGAAACGGCATTTTTGCCAGATGGAAGCAATCTTGAGAGGCTAAGGATAATAGACAG TCGACTAGAAGCACTGATGCCAGCTGATGACTGGAGGAGCATATGTAGCAATACACCTTTATCAAGTGATGAGGCATATCATCTAGAACTTAAG GAGGCAGTGAAAATGTTCCACAGTGATGAAACTGCTGAAG ATTCAGAACAACTGGGAGAAACTGCTTTAAAAGATTCTAGAGGGGAGCAACAgcgtttgaaagaaattgatgTCAGACTGAAGCACCTTGAAATGTCAGCAGACGACAATGAAAAT CCACCTTCATTGTCAGCtgaccagctagaagaactgCTACAACAGTGCTATAAGGAACAAGGAATTGAACTCACTTCAAATGAGAACACATCACTAAATTTAGATGAAGACGAAGCTAATGATAGTCAATGA
- the LOC136262206 gene encoding fibrous sheath-interacting protein 1-like isoform X3, with translation MEVLENGSFDAYQPQSSTRTTRTPHADGQLSLECLPPEGNLFFDSSFIKGTITGEQLIPSSEDKLRGMVAEMNQTLKELSGSVTDADGDANTNQGAGKDSVSEGHEIKDPALLKAISKMKRLDSKLADVTKQERKVKRQRKKLEQLLEDGVEPSSALALVQNEEDSDEENSRPSSPVFQTELRYAKKPAQTTAKENEPPKENSASTSQNHPSSKNLSKTGQDFIKRNIELVQDAGSLVAMTEEEKKRLEFLLEDEKVEDIEETNKTDCRDLILASETAFLPDGSNLERLRIIDSRLEALMPADDWRSICSNTPLSSDEAYHLELKEAVKMFHSDETAEDSEQLGETALKDSRGEQQRLKEIDVRLKHLEMSADDNENPPSLSADQLEELLQQCYKEQGIELTSNENTSLNLDEDEANDSQ, from the exons ATGGAAGTATTGGAAAATGGCAG CTTTGATGCCTACCAGCCCCAGTCTAGTACGCGTACAACAAGA ACACCTCATGCAGATGGGCAATTGTCCCTTGAATGTCTTCCTCCAGAAGGTAACCTATTTTTTG ATTCCAGTTTCATCAAAGGCACCATCACTGGCGAACAATTGATACCTTCCAGCGAGGATAAACTGAGAGGGATGGTTGCTGAGATGAATCAGACACTTAAGGAACTCTCTGGATCAGTGACTGATGCTGATGGAGATGCAAACACAAACCAG GGAGCTGGCAAAGATTCAGTTTCTGAAGGACATGAGATTAAAGACCCTGCTTTGTTGAAAGCCATCAGCAAGATGAAAAGGCTTGACAGTAAATTGGCTGATGTTACCAAG CAAGAACGAAAAGTTAAAAGGCAACGTAAAAAACTGGAACAACTTCTGGAAGATGGGGTGGAGCCATCAAGTGCACTGGCACTAGTTCAAAATGAGGAAGACT CTGATGAAGAGAACTCTCGTCCGTCATCCCCAGTATTCCAAACTGAGCTAAGATATGCAAAAAAGCCAGCACAAACAACTGCTAAGGAAAATG AGCCACCAAAAGAAAATAGTGCCTCCACATCACAAAATCATCCTTCAAGCAAGAACCTGTCTAAGACTGGCCAAGATTTCATAAAAAGAAACATTGAG CTGGTACAAGATGCTGGCAGTCTTGTGGCTATGACAGAAGAGGAAAAGAAACGTTTAGAGTTCTTGTTGGAAGATGAGAAAGTTGAAGATATTGAAGAGACCAACAAGACAGACTGCCGTGACCTTATTCTGGCAAGTGAAACGGCATTTTTGCCAGATGGAAGCAATCTTGAGAGGCTAAGGATAATAGACAG TCGACTAGAAGCACTGATGCCAGCTGATGACTGGAGGAGCATATGTAGCAATACACCTTTATCAAGTGATGAGGCATATCATCTAGAACTTAAG GAGGCAGTGAAAATGTTCCACAGTGATGAAACTGCTGAAG ATTCAGAACAACTGGGAGAAACTGCTTTAAAAGATTCTAGAGGGGAGCAACAgcgtttgaaagaaattgatgTCAGACTGAAGCACCTTGAAATGTCAGCAGACGACAATGAAAAT CCACCTTCATTGTCAGCtgaccagctagaagaactgCTACAACAGTGCTATAAGGAACAAGGAATTGAACTCACTTCAAATGAGAACACATCACTAAATTTAGATGAAGACGAAGCTAATGATAGTCAATGA
- the LOC136262206 gene encoding fibrous sheath-interacting protein 1-like isoform X1: MEVLENGSFDAYQPQSSTRTTRTPHADGQLSLECLPPEVPTASSTKDSSFIKGTITGEQLIPSSEDKLRGMVAEMNQTLKELSGSVTDADGDANTNQGAGKDSVSEGHEIKDPALLKAISKMKRLDSKLADVTKQERKVKRQRKKLEQLLEDGVEPSSALALVQNEEDSDEENSRPSSPVFQTELRYAKKPAQTTAKENEPPKENSASTSQNHPSSKNLSKTGQDFIKRNIELVQDAGSLVAMTEEEKKRLEFLLEDEKVEDIEETNKTDCRDLILASETAFLPDGSNLERLRIIDSRLEALMPADDWRSICSNTPLSSDEAYHLELKEAVKMFHSDETAEDSEQLGETALKDSRGEQQRLKEIDVRLKHLEMSADDNENPPSLSADQLEELLQQCYKEQGIELTSNENTSLNLDEDEANDSQ, encoded by the exons ATGGAAGTATTGGAAAATGGCAG CTTTGATGCCTACCAGCCCCAGTCTAGTACGCGTACAACAAGA ACACCTCATGCAGATGGGCAATTGTCCCTTGAATGTCTTCCTCCAGAAG TACCTACAGCTTCCTCAACAAAAGATTCCAGTTTCATCAAAGGCACCATCACTGGCGAACAATTGATACCTTCCAGCGAGGATAAACTGAGAGGGATGGTTGCTGAGATGAATCAGACACTTAAGGAACTCTCTGGATCAGTGACTGATGCTGATGGAGATGCAAACACAAACCAG GGAGCTGGCAAAGATTCAGTTTCTGAAGGACATGAGATTAAAGACCCTGCTTTGTTGAAAGCCATCAGCAAGATGAAAAGGCTTGACAGTAAATTGGCTGATGTTACCAAG CAAGAACGAAAAGTTAAAAGGCAACGTAAAAAACTGGAACAACTTCTGGAAGATGGGGTGGAGCCATCAAGTGCACTGGCACTAGTTCAAAATGAGGAAGACT CTGATGAAGAGAACTCTCGTCCGTCATCCCCAGTATTCCAAACTGAGCTAAGATATGCAAAAAAGCCAGCACAAACAACTGCTAAGGAAAATG AGCCACCAAAAGAAAATAGTGCCTCCACATCACAAAATCATCCTTCAAGCAAGAACCTGTCTAAGACTGGCCAAGATTTCATAAAAAGAAACATTGAG CTGGTACAAGATGCTGGCAGTCTTGTGGCTATGACAGAAGAGGAAAAGAAACGTTTAGAGTTCTTGTTGGAAGATGAGAAAGTTGAAGATATTGAAGAGACCAACAAGACAGACTGCCGTGACCTTATTCTGGCAAGTGAAACGGCATTTTTGCCAGATGGAAGCAATCTTGAGAGGCTAAGGATAATAGACAG TCGACTAGAAGCACTGATGCCAGCTGATGACTGGAGGAGCATATGTAGCAATACACCTTTATCAAGTGATGAGGCATATCATCTAGAACTTAAG GAGGCAGTGAAAATGTTCCACAGTGATGAAACTGCTGAAG ATTCAGAACAACTGGGAGAAACTGCTTTAAAAGATTCTAGAGGGGAGCAACAgcgtttgaaagaaattgatgTCAGACTGAAGCACCTTGAAATGTCAGCAGACGACAATGAAAAT CCACCTTCATTGTCAGCtgaccagctagaagaactgCTACAACAGTGCTATAAGGAACAAGGAATTGAACTCACTTCAAATGAGAACACATCACTAAATTTAGATGAAGACGAAGCTAATGATAGTCAATGA